The Pseudomonadota bacterium genome contains the following window.
CTGGGCCACATCGTCGGCGCGCACCTCGAGCTCGCCCATGTGCGTGAGATCGAACAGGCCGGCCTCGGCGCGCACCGCACGGTGCTCTTCGATGATGCCGGTGAACTGGATGGGCATCTCCCAGCCGGCGAAGTCGACCCACTTGCCGCCGAACTCGCGCAGGCGATCGTAGAGCGGGGTACGCTTGAGCTTCGTCTTGGTCTCGGTCATGGGTGTGGCTCCTCGTCTGTGGGCAAAGGGGCGCTTACCTTCTTCGAGCCCCCTCGATCTCCTGCGCCTCAGGCGTGGGCGACCCACCACGCTGGGAGGCGCGCGTCGACCCAGGCGCCGATGCGCGCCACCACGGCATCGCGCTCGCACCCCGTGAGCATGTCGTGCGCCGATCGGGAGAAGCGGGCCAGCTCACGGTCGCGAGACGACACCCCCTCGAGAATCGCGCGGGCGGACCGCGGACGCACCGTGGCGTCGTTCCAGGTCTGCACGGCGAGGATGGGGGCCGTGACCTCAGACAGTCGGCCCCGCACCACCTTCTGGTAGTCGAGCAGCGTGCGCACTCCACTGAGGGGGAAGCGGGCATAGGTGGCCGACTCCCCCGGCATATGGGCCTCGGGCGCCCCCTTCCACCACGTCTTGAACGGAGCGATGAGCGACAGCAGCGGCAGCAGCGGCGACGACAGCTCGAGGGCGCCGGCGATGGTCACCACCCCCGCCACGCGCTCTCGATGACGCGAAGCCAGGTCGAGGGCCACGAGCCCTCCCATCGACAGCCCCATGACCAGCACGCGAGCGTCGTCGGCGGCCAGCGCCTCGAAGGCCCGCTCACCGTCCTCGTACCAGTCGCGCCACGTGACGCCAAGCAGGTCTTCGGGCACCGTGCCGTGGCCACGCAACGTCGGGATGGCGTACTCGAGGTCGCGGGCCGCGCACATGGGGGCCAGGGCGTCGACCGTCGACGGGCTTCCGGTGAAGCCGTGCAGGATGAGCGCGCGCAGCGATCGACCCGTGGTCACGACGTGTACACCTCCATGGCGGCCATCTCGGTGAGCGCGCTGCCCAGGGCGTCGACGTCAGCCTCGGTGCTCAGCAGGCCAGCGCTGGCCCGCACCGCGCCATCAGGCAACGTCCCCAGGAAGGCGTGGGCGTCCGGCGCGCACGAGAGCCCCGCGCCCACCGCGATGCCAAAGCTCTCATCAAGCACGCGCGCAACATCGACGGGGCTCCATCCGCGCAGACGGAACGACACGAGGGCGATGTCCGGCGCCGCTTCGAGCACCTCGAGGTGGGGCTCGAGAATCACGAGCTGGCTGAGCAGGCGCCGTGTCAGGTTGAAGTGGTGCTGGCGCACCCGCGCGAGTCCCCGCTCGCGCACAAACGCCAGCCCGGCGGCCAGCCCCGCGATGCCGGAGGCGTTCGGCGTCCCCGCCTCGTAGCGCCAGGGCAGCTCGACCGGATGGGTGAGGCGATCGGAGGCGAACCCTCCGGTTCCCCCCACCCGCCAGGGCGGCAGCGCAACGCCCTCGCCCACGTGCAGCACGCCCACGCCGCCCGGGCCGCAGAGGTTCTTGTGCCCAGAGAACGCGAGCAGATCGAACCGCGCGGCGTCGAGATCGAGCACCCCTACCGACTGCGTTGCGTCGACCAGCAGCGGCACGCCTCTCTCACGGCAGGCTGCGGCGGCCGCGGAGACGTCGTGCGCCACCCCGATGACGTTCGACACGTGACTGACGATGGCCAGGCGAACATCGTCGTCGAGCATGGCGCGGAACCGATCGATGTCGAGGCGCCGAGCCGCATCGAGGGGAGCGAGGCGTATCTCGGTGCACAGCCCTCGCGCCTGGGCGGCGCGAAGAGGGCGCATCACCGAGGCGTGCTCGAGGGGCGTGACCACCACCGCGCCGGGAGCGACGGCGAGCATGCCCGCAATGGCGCCGTTCAGCGAATCGGTGGCGCCCGCTGTGAACGCGACACGCGCGGCGTCGGGGGCGCCGATGAACGCGGCCACCTCGGCTCGGGCCTGCTCGATGGCCGCGCTCACGCGGCGAGCGCCCGCGTGCACCCCGCGACCGGGGCTGCCCGCGTCAGCGCGCAGGCTCGCGGCGACGGCGTCCACCACCGACGGCGGCTTGGGGTACGAGGTAGCGGCATTGTCGAGATAGATCACGTTCCCAGATCGAGCTCGTCTTCCTCAGAGAATTGCGGTGCAAGGTTGTATACCCGCGCCATGCCAACCGTCTTGTCGAGCACCGACTCGACGACGAT
Protein-coding sequences here:
- a CDS encoding alpha/beta fold hydrolase, producing MTTGRSLRALILHGFTGSPSTVDALAPMCAARDLEYAIPTLRGHGTVPEDLLGVTWRDWYEDGERAFEALAADDARVLVMGLSMGGLVALDLASRHRERVAGVVTIAGALELSSPLLPLLSLIAPFKTWWKGAPEAHMPGESATYARFPLSGVRTLLDYQKVVRGRLSEVTAPILAVQTWNDATVRPRSARAILEGVSSRDRELARFSRSAHDMLTGCERDAVVARIGAWVDARLPAWWVAHA
- a CDS encoding aminotransferase class V-fold PLP-dependent enzyme encodes the protein MIYLDNAATSYPKPPSVVDAVAASLRADAGSPGRGVHAGARRVSAAIEQARAEVAAFIGAPDAARVAFTAGATDSLNGAIAGMLAVAPGAVVVTPLEHASVMRPLRAAQARGLCTEIRLAPLDAARRLDIDRFRAMLDDDVRLAIVSHVSNVIGVAHDVSAAAAACRERGVPLLVDATQSVGVLDLDAARFDLLAFSGHKNLCGPGGVGVLHVGEGVALPPWRVGGTGGFASDRLTHPVELPWRYEAGTPNASGIAGLAAGLAFVRERGLARVRQHHFNLTRRLLSQLVILEPHLEVLEAAPDIALVSFRLRGWSPVDVARVLDESFGIAVGAGLSCAPDAHAFLGTLPDGAVRASAGLLSTEADVDALGSALTEMAAMEVYTS